Genomic DNA from Bryobacter aggregatus MPL3:
GTGCCGCGCCGGTGCTCGCTACATCTATGTTTGCGAAGACGGCCTGGTTCACTATTGCTCGCAGCAGCGTGGCTATCCCGGCGTTCCGATTTCCGAGTACACGTTGACCGATCTGCGCCGTGAGTACAACACGAAAAAGGGCTGCGCGCCGAATTGCACCGTCAGTTGTGTACACCAAACCTCGATGATGGATTCCTGGCGGGACAAGCAGACGCTGGAGCCGTTGGATCTTCCGAAGAAGGAAGCGGCGCTGGTGCAAATACAGGCTTCCGGGAGATAGACGATTCGAGGCGCGGCGATCGCCGCTGGTGCGCTTCTCCTGTTGGGGAATGCGTGGGTTGCCCTTCAGTGGCTCGGCCTCGAATATACCGACGCGCGGCACTCGATTGAGTGGGTTTATCTCACTCTTGCTCGCTACATTGGAGTGCATGGATTCGCGACGATCTATGGCGATGCGGAGTGGTTTCCCTATTGGTACGCTGGGGTGCCGTTTGAGAATACCTATCAGCCGCTGCTCCCCTATTTGGTCGCAATCAGCGCCGTTCTTGCGAAGATCAGCGCGGGCCGGGCCTATCATCTGGTGACTGGCTTTTTCTTTTGCCTGGGGCCTCTGGGCGTCTACCTGCTGGCCCGGCGTCTAACGCGCAGCATCTGGCCCAGCCTTTGCGCTGCCGCGGCATATAGCCTGTTGTCTCCTTGCTCCTGGCTCATGCCGAGCATCACGGCAGACCTCCATGGATACTGGTCCAACCAGCGGCTGCACGTACTCTCTTTCTATGGCGAGGGTCCACATTTGGTATCGCTCGCGCTGTTGCCCTTTGCACTGCTGGCTCTCGATTGGGCGCTTGAAGATTTCGGATGGAGACGGGCGGCGCTGGCTGCCTTGGCTTGTGCGCTGGTTCCGTTGAGCAATCTGATCGGTGGCTTCGCCTTGGGCTGGGGCGTTCTTGCTGTCATGGCTGGCCGCAACTGGCGCGGTGTGCCGCAGGCTTTGGCCATTGGTGCGTGGGCCTATCTGTTGTCGCTGCGATGGCTCCAGCCCGCTCTGCTCGCAGACATCCGGCGCAACGCCCCGCTTGCGGGGGGACACTTCGTGATGGACCGTTGGCATTACCTGGCCTTGCTCGGGCTCATTCTGCTGAGCATTGGCATCGCCTACAAGCTGCGGCAGCGGCCCGCACTGGCGATCGTGGCGGCCTTTGCCTTCCCAATGCTTGTGATCCCGCTGAGCTGGGAGTTTGGCCAGTACTTCTTCCTGCCGCAGCCGCATCGCTACCACCTCGAGATGGATCTCGCTCTTGCATTGCTGCTGGCGGTCGTACTGGGGATGTTGCCCTATCGAAATATCATCGGTGGCGCCGGTCTCGCTGGTCTGCTGGTCTTCGGCGCAATCGAGGGGCGGCAACTGGACCCGTCGATCCGGCCACTGCGCCTCGAGGAGACTTGGGAGCATCGGATCACGAACTGGATGGCGAATCAGGACCCGGAAGCGCGGGTCTACTTCGGCGGATCGCCGCGCTACTTTGCCGGAGTCGAGTACGATCAGCCGCAGTTTGGTGGTGGTTTTGCAAACGGCCCCCGCTTGCCGCTCCACCTTCTGGCGGACTACGGGATCGTGGTTTATAAGGGCGATGGAAAGCTGACCAGTGCCTGGCTGAAGGCCTATGGAGTTGATTACGTTGCAGTGGGTGACGAGCAAAGCGCCAATGCTTATCGCATCTGGTACGATCCCCATCAGTTCGATGCTCTATTGCCGGTGCTGTGGCAAGAGGGCTCTGACAGGATCTTCAAGCTGAATCGCTGGAACGAATCGCTAGCCCATGCCATTCCTGGCGCGGCGCTGGTGGTGCATCCACCAACCAGCTACTTGGATACGGCTGAGCTGTTCCGCTATGTCAATGCGCTCGAAGGCCCGCAATCCAAGGGTGGCGATCTGCGTTGGCTCACCCCGAGCCGGGCGCGCATCGAAGCATCGCCAGGTCCAGAAGATGCGATCAGCATCCAGATCGCCTACGATCCGCGCTGGCATGCCTCTACGAACGGGCAAACGCTCGATCTGTACGAGGATGGGCTCGGACAAATGTGGCTACAAACAACAAAGCCGGGCGCAACGCAGATCGATCTGGAATTCCGCCAATCGAAATTCATTCTCCTGCTTTGCGCCACGGCCTGGATGCTTTGGCTAGGGGCGTTAAACAACTTCGCGATTAGACGAAAGCCGTTGTCTTAACCCCCGAGATTTCAAAAGAGCGCCGGCACTTCTTACATGGCACCTTATCGTCGAGCAGCACCATGTAGCTTTGCGCCTTGGCGAATTTTGCCCGGTCGCGGTCATCCCCGTTTCCGGGCAGTCGATCCCGCTTCTTGCGCAACAACCAGCGCAAATCATAGGTCTCGACAGACCGGCAAAAGGGGCAATTCAGAGACGCAGGTTTGGTGGTCTGCGATTCGGCGTAAAACTGGCGTTCGTCGATGGGCACTGTTTCTATTTTAGTTGCGGTTCAGAGCTTTTACGCGGAAGTAAGGCTTCTCTTTCTCCGCCGGATCCATCACAAACTCTTCGCTGGTCTTTGCCGGGTCATAGCCACGCCAGATCCAGGGCAGGGCAATGGGGATTTCTGCGTGGCCCTGCGCCGTACTGTGTGCGCCCGTGCCGAAGACAAAGCGGAAGTCATACTCGCGCAGCTTCAATGAGTTTGCCATCTGGATATTCTGCAGCGGCCAGGAGCCGTGATTGTTCTCGATGTCTTCGCTGCCGTCGCTCAAGAAAGCGCGGATGTTGCGTTTGGGCATCTTCCGAATCGCGAACGGATAGATGTTGCCGCCATCCAGTTCGCCCGGCTTCCACTGGATACTGGTGTAGCTGCCGATGCGGGAATACACACGAGTGAACTCCTCCGGACGCCACCAAGCCGCATTGAACGCGCAGATGGCTCCAGAACTTTCTCCAGCGATCGCGCGCGAATAGCCGTCCTTGCGCAGATTCCACTTGCTGCTCACCTCGGCGAGAATCTCCTCGAGCAGGTAGTGCGAGTACTTGTCGGTGTAGGTGTCATACAGGATGCTGCGCATTGCCTTGGCGCCAACCTTGCCCGGCGCGATGAAGATGTGAATCGCGGCCGGAATCCGCTTCTGGTGAACCAGGTTGTCGATCTGGATGAGGACGCGGTTGTTCGCTGCACGGTTCGCGTAGTTCTGGCCATCCTGCCAAATCATGACAGGCGCGGGCGTCGCCGCATTGTATTGGGCCGGGACATAGACCCAGTATTCGCTGGCCATGCCTTCATAAATCTTGCTGTTGGATGTGAACTTCTCGCTGAGCTTGCCTTGCGGCACTCCGGCTTGTTCATAGGCTTCGGGTCCAAATGCAATGACATCGAAGCGGCCGCCGAAGCGTTTGCCATCGATCATGTAGTGGTAGGTATGGGAGGTGTAAGGCGCGATCTTTGCCGTGCCGATATAGTAGGCCCCGGCCTTCTTCATGGCGCCGGCGGGTTGATCGTCAACGAAGAGCTGCGGGGGCTTCGCGGCCTTGATTGCGTAGAGCGAATCCGGACCAACCGCTAGACTGGCTTCTCCTTTCTCAAGTTGCTGCGGGGTGAAGCTCGCTTCGAGGTTCTTCTGGAATTCTGGGGATGCCGGCTTGGCGGCCATTTTTAAAACTGCAGCCGGCTCCGGTTTCTGCGCAAACAGGACGAGGGCACTAATGAGGGTAAGAAAGAAGGGTCGCATGATGAGGACCCTTCGATGCTATGGGATGTAGCCCCGCTTGGCAATACGTGTGCCGCTTGATATGGAAGATTCTTCATTCTGCCAGGCAACGCCCGCGGCTCCAACCCAGCGATTGTAGAAGTTCGTCAGAGAACAGACGGTGATGGCGTCGTAAAGCGCTTCATCGCTCCAGCCAGCCTTCCGGAGTTTCCGGATGTCCTTTTCCTCGACGTCCTGTGCCTCGAGATTCACCTGGACAACAAATTCCAGGAGTGCCCATTCCGCATCGGTCAGCTTGGCGTCGCCCTGCAGAACCGCGCCTAAGAAGGCCTGTCCCTTCCCAGACTTAACCCGGCCTTCTGTCTCAAAGAGCAGTGCCGCTGCCTGGGCGTGTGCATCACGGGAGAACTCGCACTTGTTGCCCTCGCTCGTGATGGTTGCGATCAGTTCGCGAAAGGCGGGACTGAGTGGCGACTTGCCACGCATCACCTCTTGCGTGAACTGGCTCAACAGATCAGTCGCCTTGGGCTTGAAGGTCAGCAGGTGAAGAATGCCGGGTACTTCAAGACCGGCGGCGCGCATCGATTTGATGCTGGCGGCGTATGGCCCGCCGGCGTTGGATTCTTTCTCCAAATCGGGAAGGTAGGTGTCCGACATGGTTACAGTGTATGTGACATTGCGTGCGATCGATTCGTGTAAGGTGAATTTTCGGAAATCAGGAAGGGGAGGGCACTTTTACGTCCGCACCCGCCTCAATTTTGGCGAGCAGCGCGAACAGATCGCTCCGGTTCAAGGGCTTGGGCAGATAGGCATCCATTCCCGCGGCAAGACAGCGCTCGGCGTCTCCCTTTAAGGCCAGAGCGGTAAGCGCCACGATCGGGGTGTGCTTGCCACAGGCTTTCTCCCGTGCGCGAACTGCCCGCGTTGCTTCAAGCCCATCCATCTCCGGCATGTGAATATCCATCAAAACCACATCGAAACTACGGTTCTGCAGTGCCTCAAGCGCCTGCAGTCCGTTGGTCACTGTTTCGACTTCATGACCTGCTCTCTGGAGGATGCGATGGAGTAGCGTCCGATTGACATCGTTGTCTTCTGCAACCAGAAGCGATAGCGGTCTCGATGGACTCAGCCTGCTGCCGGTGGGAGTGGGGACTGCGGCTTGCGCTTCGTGCAACTGGATCTCGAACGAGAAGGTACTTCCTTCACCCAATTTCGAATGGACTTCGAGCTTTCCACCCATCATTTTTACGAGCTGTGTGGAGATTGCGAGCCCGAGTCCCGTGCCGCCAAAGCGGCGTGTGGTTGACGAGTCTGCCTGGGTAAAGGCGTCAAAGATCCGATTCTGCTGCTCGACCGGAATGCCAACGCCAGAATCGATGACGGCAATTGCGATCTTCCAGTAGCCGTTCTCTTGCGGTTCCGCCTCGAGCCGGAGCAGAACCTTGCCCATCGCGGTGAACTTGACGGCATTCCCCAATAGATTGACCAACACCTGCTGCAGGCGTCCCGGATCCCCTGCGAGCCAGGCGGGCAGCTTCTCGTCAGCCAGAACCTCAAGATGAAGGCCTTTCTCATGTGCGGCCAGGCTCAGAATCTGCACAGAGCGCTTGGCCACCTCCCGGAGATCGAAAGGAATCGATTCCAACGAGAGCTTTCCGCTCTCGATGCGGCTGAAATCAAGGATGTCGTCGAGAATCTCAAGCAACGCCCGCGCGGAGTGCCGAGCCATCGAGAGATTCTCCCGCTGTTCTCTCGAGAGCTCGGAATCGAGGGTGAGCTCCATCATGCCGAGAATGCCATTCATCGGAGTCCGGATCTCATGGCTCATATTGGCCAGAAACTGGCTACGAGCGCGCGCCGAGAGTTCCGCATTCTTCCGCGCCTGGGACATGCGTTGGAGAAAGAAGATCGCGATGCCCAATACCACCAGGATGGCCCCGGAGAGCACTCTGAGGTGGGTGTTCTTTTCTTGGGTCCGGTTGAGCCAGAGAATGAAGGCCGAGTCTGTTTTGTGCAACAGCTTCCAGTTGGTGGCAATGGTGACGATTTCTCCGGAGTCCCCCATTTCATCAATGGCGGCTCGCAGCCGCTTGGCCTCATTCTCGAATCCAAATCTTGCCCCGATGGAGAAGGTGCGTGCGGTGTCTTCGAGCAAAAGCGAACCCAATTGCATTGATGGACAGGCTTCCGGACGGTTCAGAAGCACGCCGTCGGCAACCCGGTAATCGAGCCAGGCAGCATCCACTTTTCCCTGGCACATGGCAAGAAACGTTTCTTCTGACGTTCCCTGAATTCTGACAGTGGTTGATGCCGGCAATTGGAGTTTCGGGACAAATTGTTTGGAGGGGGAAGTGAGCGCAATGGACCGATTCGCCAAGTCTGCGGCCGATTTGATTTGAAGTTGCTTGGGGAAGAATAGAATCGTTGCGGTGCGCCACCAGGCATCGGTCATGTAGAAGTCGTCCCGGCGCTCCTCATAGACTGTCACGAAGGGCCAGAAATCGGCCTTCTTCTGCGCCAGTGTATCGTCCGGAGACAAGTCCGAATGAATCCATTCGAGGCGATATCCCGCAATTTCTGCCGCGCGATTGATGACATCCACCGCAAAGCCAGCCGGCTGGCCCTTTTCGTCCCAATAATTGAATGGAGGGCTTTGGTTGGACCCCATCCGAAGCACCTTACGGGCGCCGATCGGGCGTCCTGGGAACTGGCACGAGAGGGTGCTCGCACTGAACAGAAGAATGGAGATTACATACTTCAACTGCATTCAAGATCGAGGGAGCCGCTGAGCCAACTTCACGGTTTAATATCGGCCTAAGGTATGAGAAACTTCAGCCTAGCTTACTAAGGTTTTCACCCCAGATTGCAAAATTTCTTGTACATCGGCCCCCACTCTCGATACAGGGCCCGTTTCGTACCCTCCCTGAGCGTATGAGGCGGAGGTGCCGATATACATCGGCCCATAGTCCCCATAGGCGGCAACCGCCACGGCCTCGCTCTTGCGCTCTGCCTGCGCGGCGAGCTGATATTCAATGAAGAGTTCGCCGGGCATGTGTAGGATGGCGGCTCCATTGAGCCGGAGAGCCTGGAGGAGGATGTTTGGGGCCAGGGACTGGCATCGCTGCCACCAGGCCAAGTAGCGTGCCGCACTTGCCAGATCTTTATCTGCCGCTTTGGGGTCTGCCAGGATACGCCGGATGGAAGCTTCGTGAAACTCCTCTCCCTGGCGATGGGGGAGATGTACGGGAGCCACTCGCCATTCGAGCCGCGTATCGTTTTGCTTCTGCTCGCTTGCGAGGGCTGCCTTCATGGCAGCGGACAAACGATCGGCAAGCACTTGACGATTGGCCGGGGCGCCATCATTGTACTTTCCGGCGCCAATATTGCCTGCCGCACCCGTGAAATAGACATGGAAGCCGGGTAAGGATTGCCGTGCAATGCCGACGAAATCCGGATTGACGACTCCTTTGCCGTAGTACGACATCGGGTGCACGGCATAGTAGTGGAGGCTCGCAATGCGCCGCTCGCTCTGATAAAAGCTCACGGTTTTCAGAATGGGATCGATGGTGCCAACCGGGGCATCGCAATAGTCAGACGCGCGGCATG
This window encodes:
- a CDS encoding alpha/beta hydrolase encodes the protein MRPFFLTLISALVLFAQKPEPAAVLKMAAKPASPEFQKNLEASFTPQQLEKGEASLAVGPDSLYAIKAAKPPQLFVDDQPAGAMKKAGAYYIGTAKIAPYTSHTYHYMIDGKRFGGRFDVIAFGPEAYEQAGVPQGKLSEKFTSNSKIYEGMASEYWVYVPAQYNAATPAPVMIWQDGQNYANRAANNRVLIQIDNLVHQKRIPAAIHIFIAPGKVGAKAMRSILYDTYTDKYSHYLLEEILAEVSSKWNLRKDGYSRAIAGESSGAICAFNAAWWRPEEFTRVYSRIGSYTSIQWKPGELDGGNIYPFAIRKMPKRNIRAFLSDGSEDIENNHGSWPLQNIQMANSLKLREYDFRFVFGTGAHSTAQGHAEIPIALPWIWRGYDPAKTSEEFVMDPAEKEKPYFRVKALNRN
- a CDS encoding carboxymuconolactone decarboxylase family protein: MSDTYLPDLEKESNAGGPYAASIKSMRAAGLEVPGILHLLTFKPKATDLLSQFTQEVMRGKSPLSPAFRELIATITSEGNKCEFSRDAHAQAAALLFETEGRVKSGKGQAFLGAVLQGDAKLTDAEWALLEFVVQVNLEAQDVEEKDIRKLRKAGWSDEALYDAITVCSLTNFYNRWVGAAGVAWQNEESSISSGTRIAKRGYIP
- a CDS encoding hybrid sensor histidine kinase/response regulator, with the protein product MKYVISILLFSASTLSCQFPGRPIGARKVLRMGSNQSPPFNYWDEKGQPAGFAVDVINRAAEIAGYRLEWIHSDLSPDDTLAQKKADFWPFVTVYEERRDDFYMTDAWWRTATILFFPKQLQIKSAADLANRSIALTSPSKQFVPKLQLPASTTVRIQGTSEETFLAMCQGKVDAAWLDYRVADGVLLNRPEACPSMQLGSLLLEDTARTFSIGARFGFENEAKRLRAAIDEMGDSGEIVTIATNWKLLHKTDSAFILWLNRTQEKNTHLRVLSGAILVVLGIAIFFLQRMSQARKNAELSARARSQFLANMSHEIRTPMNGILGMMELTLDSELSREQRENLSMARHSARALLEILDDILDFSRIESGKLSLESIPFDLREVAKRSVQILSLAAHEKGLHLEVLADEKLPAWLAGDPGRLQQVLVNLLGNAVKFTAMGKVLLRLEAEPQENGYWKIAIAVIDSGVGIPVEQQNRIFDAFTQADSSTTRRFGGTGLGLAISTQLVKMMGGKLEVHSKLGEGSTFSFEIQLHEAQAAVPTPTGSRLSPSRPLSLLVAEDNDVNRTLLHRILQRAGHEVETVTNGLQALEALQNRSFDVVLMDIHMPEMDGLEATRAVRAREKACGKHTPIVALTALALKGDAERCLAAGMDAYLPKPLNRSDLFALLAKIEAGADVKVPSPS